The segment GGTGACTTCAACATCGTTCAAAGTGATTCCCGTTTCTGGGTTCAGTTTGCCACCGGAGATTGGGCAACCAGTCTGTTCGAACTGACCGGAAGCAACCAACTGATGATTCGCTTTCACGGCGAATTTTTCTGGGTTCTCTTTGAATGCTTTGACGCAATTACCGCAGCAGAAGTAAACTTCCGCACCTTTATAAGCAACCGATTTGTCCATGTTGACCGGTTTTCCGGCGACAGGACAGATCAGTTTGGGAGCTTCTTCTTCAGCAGCGGTCGTCACAGTAGGAACGGCTTCCAGAGCGAAAGCGGTCAATGTGAAACAGGCCATCAGGGTCATTAATTTTTTCATAGTAATACCTTTTTTTTCATTTAAATTTTTGTTCATTTAAAAATGAAAACGAAACTGAGTGAATTTAAAACTGGACTTCACGAGTCGGAATGCGTCGGCGTAATGCTGATCGGCAAGTGACGCGGGAAGTCAGTAAACAAGCTTGAATACATGTTAAATACAGACATGCTGAAAGCAGAGAACACGCCGCATTACGACGTACTAAATAGCGGCACTGGCTTCAGATCACGGTTAGAAGGGGCCGATTTAGCAGTTCCAGACGCACAATCGAGCGCGCACCGCGAGCGGGGCGTCGGGGGCTTGATCGGCAAGATGCCAATAGGAATCAAGGCTCTCGAATTTAAAGAGAGAGTGCTGACCATCGATTCCAACTAGAAATTCCAATGTCTCCAGCAAATGATC is part of the Polystyrenella longa genome and harbors:
- a CDS encoding YHS domain-containing protein, which encodes MKKLMTLMACFTLTAFALEAVPTVTTAAEEEAPKLICPVAGKPVNMDKSVAYKGAEVYFCCGNCVKAFKENPEKFAVKANHQLVASGQFEQTGCPISGGKLNPETGITLNDVEVTFCCNNCKGKVAGETDEDAQLALVFSDAAFAKGFKKVEKEE